One Gloeobacter morelensis MG652769 DNA window includes the following coding sequences:
- a CDS encoding nitroreductase family protein: METAIKPLDVPTAIRQRRSIKNFTRDPIAPEVLRQLIELTVAAPSSWNLQDWRIVLVRSEAQKAALSAAAFNQKQIVEAPVTFVFAASPYSWRDGIEPIIEQGLVNGWSEGFAAYLRGAVPQFQQALGEKNREYAVKDAMIAATHLVLAAESFGLSTCFMNGWVEEQVKAVIGAADDPNIAIAVVVPVGYAAEPRPNPGRLPFEHNVFSETLETPYQP; encoded by the coding sequence ATGGAGACTGCTATCAAGCCGCTCGACGTGCCCACGGCCATCCGTCAGCGCCGGTCCATTAAAAATTTCACACGCGATCCGATCGCCCCAGAGGTGCTCAGGCAACTGATCGAACTGACCGTCGCCGCTCCCAGTAGCTGGAATTTGCAGGACTGGCGCATCGTGCTGGTGCGCTCGGAAGCGCAAAAAGCTGCCCTCAGCGCCGCTGCCTTCAACCAGAAGCAAATCGTCGAAGCGCCGGTGACCTTTGTGTTCGCTGCCAGTCCCTACTCGTGGCGCGACGGAATTGAGCCGATTATCGAGCAGGGGCTGGTCAACGGCTGGAGCGAAGGTTTCGCTGCATATCTGCGCGGGGCGGTTCCCCAGTTTCAACAGGCCCTGGGCGAGAAAAACCGCGAGTACGCCGTCAAAGATGCGATGATCGCCGCCACTCATCTGGTGCTGGCTGCCGAGAGCTTCGGGCTTTCAACCTGCTTTATGAACGGCTGGGTGGAAGAGCAGGTCAAAGCGGTGATCGGTGCTGCGGACGATCCAAATATCGCCATTGCCGTGGTGGTGCCGGTCGGGTACGCCGCCGAACCGCGCCCGAATCCCGGCCGGTTGCCCTTTGAGCACAACGTGTTTAGCGAAACGCTGGAAACTCCGTACCAGCCGTAG
- a CDS encoding SDR family NAD(P)-dependent oxidoreductase, with amino-acid sequence MTNQTIFVTGAGRDIGRRIAERLGNSQNFVIFHCASSLAGAEQALEKVVQSGGSGAVVQVDLRELRACETLANQVIELLAGRQLDILISNAAIAAASPLGQTELTTIQAMTTVNLIAPFELVSRLAPHMSDGGVIVTLSVAATQKIFSPDFAYFSATKAAVDCLVRHWAVALGHRAIRVNAVAPGVIEANFRAQLLQDAAFRQELESATALKRVGQIDDVVDVVEFLASAESRWITGQVIDVSGGWRI; translated from the coding sequence ATGACAAATCAAACGATTTTCGTGACAGGAGCAGGAAGAGACATCGGACGCAGAATCGCCGAACGCCTGGGGAATAGCCAAAACTTTGTTATCTTTCACTGTGCTTCAAGCCTTGCCGGTGCTGAGCAGGCTTTAGAAAAAGTAGTTCAATCTGGTGGAAGCGGCGCTGTCGTCCAGGTTGATCTGCGAGAGCTCAGAGCTTGCGAAACACTCGCAAATCAGGTGATTGAGCTTCTGGCAGGTCGTCAGCTCGATATATTGATCAGCAACGCGGCAATTGCAGCCGCCAGCCCTCTAGGACAGACAGAACTGACAACGATTCAGGCCATGACGACGGTCAATCTGATTGCTCCTTTTGAACTTGTCAGTCGGCTTGCACCGCACATGAGCGATGGCGGAGTTATCGTCACACTCTCGGTAGCAGCGACCCAGAAAATTTTTAGCCCGGATTTTGCCTATTTTTCGGCGACGAAGGCAGCCGTAGATTGCCTTGTGCGGCATTGGGCTGTGGCACTCGGCCATCGCGCAATTCGCGTCAATGCGGTTGCTCCAGGTGTCATCGAAGCAAATTTTCGTGCGCAACTCTTGCAGGATGCAGCATTCCGCCAGGAGCTAGAATCAGCCACTGCCCTCAAACGTGTGGGACAGATCGACGATGTGGTAGATGTGGTTGAGTTTCTGGCTTCTGCTGAATCTCGTTGGATTACCGGTCAAGTAATTGATGTTTCTGGTGGATGGAGAATCTAG
- a CDS encoding winged helix-turn-helix transcriptional regulator: MTVPRKTLPQCPVECCIAAISGRWKAMIIWRLLERPLRYSEMSQRIPEMTERVLSQVLKELENDGIVERSSQKAWQLTALGQALKPSLNSMFTWGQLAQGVSPRPLAK, encoded by the coding sequence GTGACCGTTCCTCGCAAAACGCTTCCGCAGTGTCCTGTCGAGTGTTGTATCGCAGCAATTTCCGGCCGATGGAAGGCAATGATTATTTGGCGTTTACTGGAGAGACCTCTGCGATACTCGGAGATGTCACAGAGGATTCCAGAGATGACTGAACGAGTGCTATCTCAAGTGTTAAAGGAATTAGAAAATGATGGAATAGTAGAGCGGTCGAGTCAGAAAGCTTGGCAGCTAACTGCCCTGGGGCAAGCTCTTAAACCAAGTTTGAATTCGATGTTTACCTGGGGACAACTGGCCCAGGGTGTGAGTCCAAGACCGCTTGCAAAGTAG